The following proteins come from a genomic window of Lycium ferocissimum isolate CSIRO_LF1 chromosome 4, AGI_CSIRO_Lferr_CH_V1, whole genome shotgun sequence:
- the LOC132052808 gene encoding protein NRT1/ PTR FAMILY 2.7-like, whose translation MEAPSEARLSRSTGGWITFPFIIASSVGLTLAFGGWQSNLIVYLIEEFEVESIDAAQISNLVNGAGSLIPVLAAIVADSFLGCFSTIWISSIISLLGTILLALTATLDSLRPKPCEVDSTSCIPKPRIQYVVLYAAIVLATLGSGGTRSTLSTIGADQLNKPKEQGIFFNWFFFFWYSASVVASTAIVYVEDNVSWKVGFFICAAANVVALVIFLMGTRFYTKFKPEGSPFTSLARVVVASIRKRKMPLPLTGDDFYHGRSGVEPKAIPFAPSKTFRFLNRAAIKSEGDIKPDGSPTNRWRLCSVQEVEDFKSLIKIVPLWSSSFFLGTTIGVQASLSVLQALAMDRHVGPHFQIPAGSVLVFVLISTAIFLALFDKFLFPTWKNLTGKSLTPLQRIGVGHVLNFISMGVSALVESKRLKLAKSKHLDQGSIIVHMSVLWLVPQLALVGIAEAFHYPGQVSLYYQEFPITLKNMATAMISVLVGIAFYLATALIDVVRKTTTWLPGNINNGRLDNVYWLLVVGSVLNFGYYVTCAWYYKYQNLKEVDHNGSTSDE comes from the exons ATGGAAGCTCCATCAGAGGCACGGTTGTCAAGAAGTACTGGAGGCTGGATCACCTTTCCCTTCATTATAG CGAGCTCAGTAGGCTTGACCCTAGCATTTGGAGGCTGGCAAAGCAACCTAATTGTATATCTGATAGAAGAATTTGAAGTGGAAAGCATCGATGCTGCTCAGATATCAAACTTGGTTAATGGTGCTGGAAGTTTAATTCCTGTTCTTGCAGCAATTGTTGCCGACTCATTTCTTGGTTGCTTCTCTACCATTTGGATTTCTTCCATCATCTCATTATTG GGTACAATCCTCTTAGCTTTAACAGCAACACTTGATTCTTTGAGGCCAAAACCCTGTGAAGTTGACTCAACCTCTTGTATCCCTAAACCAAGAATTCAATATGTAGTACTCTATGCAGCCATAGTTCTAGCAACGTTGGGAAGTGGTGGTACTCGGTCAACCCTTTCCACAATTGGAGCCGATCAACTAAATAAACCAAAGGAACAAGGGATTTTCTTCAAttggttcttcttcttttggtattCGGCTTCTGTAGTAGCATCCACAGCTATAGTCTATGTTGAAGATAATGTTAGCTGGAAAGTTGGATTTTTCATTTGTGCAGCGGCTAACGTTGTTGCTTTAGTCATTTTCCTAATGGGAACCAGATTTTACACCAAGTTTAAGCCAGAAGGGAGTCCATTCACTAGTTTGGCTCGTGTCGTGGTTGCAAgtattagaaaaagaaaaatgccaCTTCCATTGACTGGTGACGATTTTTACCATGGACGTAGTGGCGTGGAACCCAAAGCAATACCTTTTGCGCCTTCAAAAACCTTCAG GTTCTTGAACCGTGCCGCCATTAAAAGTGAAGGTGATATTAAACCAGATGGTTCACCAACTAATAGATGGAGACTTTGTTCAGTACAAGAAGTggaagatttcaaatccttAATTAAAATCGTACCACTATGGTCAAGTAGCTTTTTCCTTGGCACTACAATTGGTGTACAAGCAAGTTTGTCAGTCCTTCAAGCCTTAGCAATGGACCGCCACGTAGGACCACATTTCCAAATCCCAGCTGGATCCGTACTAGTTTTTGTCCTCATCTCCACTGCTATATTCCTAGCCTTGTTCGACAAATTTCTCTTTCCCACATGGAAAAATTTGACTGGCAAATCACTTACTCCTCTTCAAAGAATTGGGGTTGGACACGTACTCAATTTTATAAGCATGGGTGTCTCAGCCTTAGTTGAGTCAAAGAGGCTAAAGTTAGCAAAATCCAAGCACCTTGATCAAGGTTCCATTATTGTGCACATGTCAGTGTTATGGCTTGTGCCACAATTAGCACTTGTTGGCATTGCAGAGGCATTTCATTATCCTGGACAAGTATCATTGTACTACCAAGAGTTCCCAATAACCTTAAAGAACATGGCAACTGCGATGATTTCGGTGCTTGTTGGTATAGCATTTTATTTGGCTACTGCTctaattgatgttgttagaaagACAACTACATGGTTACCAGGTAACATAAATAATGGAAGGCTGGACAATGTGTACTGGTTATTGGTTGTAGGGAGTGTATTGAACTTCGGTTACTATGTAACATGCGCTTGGTATTATAAATACCAAAACCTCAAGGAAGTGGATCACAATGGTTCTACTTCTGATGAGTGA